One genomic window of Marinobacter adhaerens HP15 includes the following:
- the pqqC gene encoding pyrroloquinoline-quinone synthase PqqC — protein MNAKANTAMNRTDFEQTLRAKGQYYHIHHPYHKAMYGGQCTPEQIRGWVANRYYYQIKIPQKDSAIMANCPDAGVRRLWLQRILDHDGHDGDVGGIEAWLSLAEAVGLSREEVIDQRHVLPGVRFAVDAYLNFARRATWQEAACSSLTELFAPEIHQSRLDSWPAHYPWIEESGYSYFRKRLSEARRDVEHGLTITLDHFTTEAQQARALEILQFKLDILWTMLDAMTMAYSHRTPPYHTVTDEQVWHRGL, from the coding sequence ATGAACGCCAAAGCCAACACCGCCATGAACCGGACGGATTTCGAGCAGACCCTGCGCGCCAAGGGCCAGTACTACCACATCCACCACCCGTACCATAAAGCCATGTACGGCGGGCAGTGCACGCCCGAACAGATCCGCGGCTGGGTGGCCAACCGGTACTACTACCAGATCAAGATTCCCCAGAAAGACTCCGCCATCATGGCCAACTGCCCGGACGCTGGTGTGCGCAGGCTCTGGCTGCAGCGGATTCTGGACCACGATGGCCACGACGGGGATGTCGGCGGCATCGAAGCCTGGTTGTCCCTGGCCGAGGCGGTGGGCCTGAGCCGGGAAGAGGTGATTGATCAACGCCACGTGCTGCCCGGGGTACGCTTTGCCGTGGACGCCTACCTGAACTTCGCCCGCCGGGCGACCTGGCAGGAGGCGGCCTGTTCGTCACTGACCGAGCTGTTTGCCCCGGAAATCCACCAGTCCCGACTGGACAGCTGGCCCGCCCACTATCCGTGGATTGAAGAGAGCGGCTACAGCTACTTCCGCAAGCGTCTGTCCGAAGCCAGAAGAGACGTGGAACATGGCCTGACCATTACCCTCGACCACTTCACCACAGAGGCACAGCAGGCCCGGGCCCTGGAGATTCTTCAGTTCAAGCTGGACATCCTCTGGACCATGCTGGATGCCATGACCATGGCCTACAGCCACCGCACCCCGCCGTACCACACCGTGACCGACGAACAGGTCTGGCACCGGGGACTGTAA
- a CDS encoding PAS domain-containing hybrid sensor histidine kinase/response regulator: MKKPSDSKDGEQDSSYGIGDLLGLGSQSVRKNYYPALQERIDELEQERNRYKWLFENALHGIFQANLRGGFLACNPAMARICGYDSPEALTEKVIRLREQLFCSSSEFDAIRQELLDEGSLSARETRFQRADRTPVHVAVTLLRRPDLGPEVVEAFVADITERVLARQKLEQLNATLERRVEERTEALQNANVGLRYQIEEREKVERELFVAMEAAKEANRSKDKYLAAASHDLLQPLNAARLMISALQDSTLPEQETRMVHQVHRALEGAEDLLADLLDISKLDQQAMKPDLVYTDVAALARSLGEEFEAVASNAGLGFRVRTIPAMVRTDQRMLTRILRNLLSNAFRYTRKGGVVMALRSRGDRLRIEVWDTGVGIEEDKLRDIFTEFHQLLPQGTGGRQGVGLGLAIVERMVRVLGYDIDVSSRPGRGSRFVLTLPLEPAQARPDMARTDSLQNFADGFDGVPVLVIDNEPAVLESMQLLLERWGCDVLTAASKAEAVEALEQTGQIPALILADYHLNNERTGYDAVHGVRRYLGKNIPAAIITADRSDDTRKLLRAQELPILNKPVKPNRLRALMTSLLTSASA, encoded by the coding sequence ATGAAGAAGCCCTCTGACAGCAAGGATGGCGAACAGGACAGTAGCTACGGAATTGGCGATCTTCTCGGGCTGGGCAGCCAGTCCGTCCGCAAGAACTATTACCCGGCTCTGCAGGAACGCATTGACGAGCTGGAGCAGGAACGCAACCGCTACAAATGGCTGTTCGAGAACGCGCTGCACGGTATCTTCCAGGCCAACCTGCGGGGCGGCTTTCTGGCCTGCAACCCGGCGATGGCGAGAATCTGCGGTTATGACAGCCCCGAGGCGCTCACGGAAAAGGTCATCCGGCTCCGTGAACAGTTGTTCTGCAGTTCCAGTGAATTCGATGCCATACGTCAGGAGCTTCTCGACGAGGGCAGTCTGAGTGCCCGGGAAACCCGTTTCCAGCGTGCTGATCGCACGCCGGTCCACGTTGCTGTCACCCTGCTGCGACGCCCGGACCTCGGACCGGAAGTGGTGGAAGCCTTCGTTGCCGACATAACCGAGCGAGTGTTGGCCCGGCAGAAACTGGAGCAGTTGAACGCCACCCTTGAGCGGCGCGTGGAAGAGCGGACCGAAGCATTGCAGAATGCCAATGTGGGCCTGCGCTACCAGATTGAGGAGCGCGAGAAGGTTGAGCGCGAGCTCTTTGTTGCCATGGAAGCCGCCAAAGAGGCCAACCGCAGCAAGGATAAATATCTCGCGGCGGCCAGCCATGACCTGCTCCAGCCCCTGAATGCAGCCCGGCTGATGATATCCGCGCTCCAGGACAGCACGCTGCCGGAACAGGAAACCCGCATGGTGCACCAGGTACATCGGGCACTGGAGGGCGCCGAAGACCTGCTGGCGGACCTGCTGGATATCTCCAAGCTCGACCAGCAGGCAATGAAGCCTGATCTGGTTTATACCGATGTAGCCGCCCTGGCCAGATCCCTCGGGGAGGAGTTCGAGGCCGTTGCCAGCAATGCCGGCCTCGGGTTCCGGGTACGCACCATTCCGGCGATGGTACGAACAGATCAGCGCATGCTGACCCGTATCCTCCGAAATCTTCTCAGCAATGCCTTCCGGTACACCCGCAAGGGCGGTGTTGTCATGGCGTTGAGATCCCGCGGCGACCGTCTGCGGATTGAAGTCTGGGACACCGGTGTTGGCATCGAGGAAGACAAGCTCCGGGACATTTTCACCGAGTTTCACCAGCTGTTGCCCCAGGGCACCGGCGGCCGGCAGGGCGTGGGCCTGGGGCTGGCCATCGTGGAACGGATGGTCCGGGTGCTGGGGTACGACATTGATGTGTCATCACGGCCCGGTCGTGGCTCCCGCTTCGTGCTGACCCTGCCGCTTGAACCCGCTCAGGCCAGACCGGATATGGCCCGTACAGATTCGCTCCAGAATTTCGCCGATGGCTTTGACGGTGTGCCGGTGCTGGTGATCGACAACGAGCCGGCGGTTCTGGAGAGCATGCAGTTGCTGCTGGAGCGTTGGGGCTGTGATGTGCTCACAGCCGCCAGCAAGGCAGAGGCCGTGGAGGCTCTCGAGCAAACCGGCCAGATACCGGCCCTTATCCTTGCGGACTATCACCTGAACAATGAGCGAACCGGTTACGATGCAGTTCACGGGGTTCGCCGTTACCTTGGCAAGAATATTCCCGCCGCCATTATCACTGCAGATCGTAGCGACGACACCCGCAAACTCCTTCGGGCCCAGGAACTGCCCATCCTGAACAAGCCTGTGAAGCCGAACCGGCTCAGGGCTCTGATGACCAGCTTGCTGACTTCTGCCTCGGCCTGA
- the acuR gene encoding acrylate utilization transcriptional regulator AcuR, with product MNQTADIKRKRGRPPKTENADFRDTRETLITVGLSVLTEKGYSSTGIDEILRKAGVPKGSFYHYFDNKEAFGRILIEAYGRYFARKLDRWFEDRALTPLQRLEAFVEDAKTGMARFEYRRGCLIGNLGQEMTALPEGFRVLLQDVFTDWECRTAGVLREAQQAGEISKDLKCDQMAHFFWIGWEGAVLRAKLDQSPEPLDRFAQGFLSLLRGS from the coding sequence ATGAACCAGACAGCAGACATCAAGCGAAAACGGGGCCGCCCCCCGAAGACTGAAAATGCCGATTTCAGGGATACCCGGGAAACGCTCATCACCGTGGGCCTGTCAGTGCTGACGGAGAAGGGTTACTCCTCCACCGGCATCGACGAAATACTTCGCAAAGCCGGCGTACCGAAAGGCTCCTTCTACCACTACTTCGACAATAAAGAAGCCTTCGGCCGGATCCTGATCGAAGCCTACGGCCGCTATTTTGCGCGCAAACTTGATCGCTGGTTTGAAGATCGCGCCCTCACTCCTCTGCAGCGGCTCGAAGCGTTTGTTGAGGATGCCAAAACGGGCATGGCCAGGTTCGAGTATCGCCGCGGCTGCCTGATCGGCAATCTGGGACAGGAAATGACCGCCCTGCCCGAGGGTTTCCGTGTTCTGTTACAGGACGTTTTCACGGACTGGGAGTGCCGCACCGCTGGGGTATTGAGAGAGGCCCAGCAGGCCGGTGAGATTTCCAAGGATCTAAAGTGCGATCAGATGGCGCACTTCTTCTGGATTGGTTGGGAGGGCGCGGTGTTGCGCGCAAAGCTGGATCAATCCCCAGAACCACTGGATCGGTTCGCCCAGGGATTTTTGTCGCTACTTCGCGGCTCATGA
- the pqqA gene encoding pyrroloquinoline quinone precursor peptide PqqA, with protein MWTKPAYEDLRIGFEVTMYFANR; from the coding sequence ATGTGGACCAAACCAGCCTACGAAGATCTCCGCATCGGTTTCGAAGTCACTATGTACTTCGCCAATCGCTGA
- the pqqD gene encoding pyrroloquinoline quinone biosynthesis peptide chaperone PqqD, with translation MEVGMYEVPRFRRGFRFQWEPAQESYVLLYPEGMVKLNGSAGAILNEVDGQRTVADIVASLEQQFPDAGPLGKDVSEFLQDARHQHWIELS, from the coding sequence ATGGAGGTGGGTATGTATGAAGTACCGCGTTTTCGGCGAGGATTCCGGTTCCAGTGGGAGCCGGCACAGGAAAGTTATGTGCTGCTTTATCCGGAAGGTATGGTGAAGCTCAACGGCAGTGCCGGCGCCATTCTCAACGAGGTGGACGGTCAGCGTACCGTGGCCGACATCGTCGCCAGTCTGGAGCAGCAGTTCCCCGACGCCGGCCCGCTTGGCAAGGACGTCAGCGAATTTTTGCAGGACGCCCGGCACCAACACTGGATTGAACTGTCATGA
- the pqqB gene encoding pyrroloquinoline quinone biosynthesis protein PqqB: MLIHVLGSAAGGGFPQWNCNCANCDGFRKGTLNARARTQSSIAISEDGEHWILFNASPDIRAQLASFDAMQPARALRDTGIDAIVLMDSQVDHTTGLLSLREGLPMDVWCTEQVHEDLSGGFPLFTMLKHWNGGLNWQRIEASEQTPFTIPCAPSIELTAIPLLSNAPPYSPRRDNPHPGDNIGLFLKDTRTGQTVLYAPGLGEPDDRILGWMRQADVLMVDGTVWHDDEMIRQEVGTKTGQAMGHLAQSGPGGMIEVLDAMPAQRKILIHINNTNPILNEDSAERAELTRHGIEVSWDGMHIDLSGQP; encoded by the coding sequence ATGTTGATTCACGTTCTGGGCTCCGCTGCAGGCGGTGGCTTTCCCCAGTGGAACTGTAACTGCGCCAACTGCGACGGCTTCCGGAAGGGCACCCTGAACGCCCGGGCCCGTACCCAGTCTTCCATTGCCATCAGTGAAGACGGCGAGCACTGGATCCTGTTTAACGCGTCCCCCGACATTCGCGCCCAGCTGGCCTCGTTCGACGCCATGCAGCCTGCCAGAGCACTGAGAGACACGGGTATTGATGCCATTGTGCTGATGGACAGCCAGGTGGACCACACCACCGGCCTGCTGTCCCTGCGCGAGGGTCTTCCGATGGATGTCTGGTGTACCGAACAGGTGCATGAAGACCTCAGCGGTGGTTTTCCGCTGTTCACCATGCTCAAGCACTGGAACGGTGGCCTGAACTGGCAGCGCATCGAGGCATCCGAGCAGACGCCTTTTACCATTCCCTGCGCACCGTCCATCGAGCTGACCGCCATTCCGCTGCTGAGCAACGCACCCCCGTATTCACCGCGCCGGGACAACCCGCACCCGGGCGATAACATTGGCCTGTTCCTGAAAGACACCCGCACCGGTCAGACAGTCCTTTATGCCCCGGGCCTCGGCGAGCCGGACGACCGTATTCTCGGCTGGATGCGCCAGGCCGACGTGCTGATGGTGGACGGGACCGTCTGGCACGACGACGAGATGATCCGCCAGGAAGTAGGCACCAAGACCGGCCAGGCCATGGGCCATCTGGCCCAGAGCGGCCCGGGTGGCATGATCGAGGTGCTCGACGCCATGCCGGCCCAGCGCAAGATCCTGATACACATCAACAACACCAACCCGATCCTGAACGAGGACTCCGCGGAGCGGGCGGAGCTGACCCGCCACGGCATCGAGGTGTCCTGGGATGGAATGCACATCGACCTGTCGGGGCAGCCATGA
- the ercA gene encoding alcohol dehydrogenase-like regulatory protein ErcA — protein MSHDISSLRKFVSPEIVFGAGSRKSVANFASNFGARHVFLVSDPGVAAAGWVDEIVTLLTDAGIRSTVYTGVSPNPKVDEVMTGAELYKSNECDVIVAIGGGSPMDCAKGIGIVATHGRSILEFEGVDTITNPSPPLILIPTTAGTSADVSQFAIISDPNRRFKFSIISKAVVPDVSLIDPEVTETMDAYLTACTGVDALVHAIEAYVSTGSGPLTDTHALEAIRLINRNLEPLVDNTADPYLREQIMLASMQAGLAFSNAILGAVHAMSHSLGGFLDLPHGLCNALLLEHVVAYNFQSAEDRFRRVAEAMDIDTRGMAKPEIKKRLMNRIVELKRRVGLEARLAQLGVSVSDIPHLSGFALQDPCILTNPRKSSLRDVQVVYEEAL, from the coding sequence ATGAGTCACGATATATCCAGCTTGCGAAAGTTTGTCTCACCGGAAATCGTGTTTGGTGCCGGCTCCCGGAAGTCCGTGGCCAACTTCGCCAGTAATTTCGGTGCCCGTCATGTCTTCCTGGTGTCGGACCCGGGGGTAGCCGCCGCCGGCTGGGTGGATGAAATCGTGACGCTGCTGACCGATGCGGGTATCCGCTCGACCGTGTACACCGGCGTATCGCCCAATCCCAAGGTGGATGAGGTGATGACCGGGGCCGAACTCTACAAATCCAATGAGTGTGATGTCATCGTTGCCATCGGCGGTGGCAGCCCCATGGACTGCGCCAAGGGCATCGGTATCGTGGCCACTCACGGTCGTAGCATCCTGGAATTCGAGGGCGTCGATACCATCACCAACCCGTCACCGCCTCTGATCCTGATTCCCACCACGGCAGGTACCTCGGCGGATGTGTCCCAGTTTGCGATCATTTCCGATCCCAACCGCCGGTTCAAATTCTCGATCATCAGCAAGGCCGTAGTGCCGGATGTGTCCCTGATCGATCCGGAAGTTACCGAGACCATGGATGCCTACCTCACCGCCTGCACCGGGGTGGATGCCCTGGTGCATGCCATTGAGGCTTACGTGTCGACTGGCAGCGGCCCGCTGACCGATACCCATGCGCTGGAGGCAATCCGGTTAATCAACCGGAATCTTGAGCCGCTGGTGGACAACACGGCAGATCCCTATCTCCGCGAGCAGATCATGCTGGCCTCCATGCAGGCGGGGCTGGCCTTCTCCAATGCCATTCTCGGGGCAGTACACGCCATGTCCCATAGCTTGGGTGGTTTCCTGGATTTGCCTCATGGTCTGTGTAATGCGCTGTTGCTGGAGCACGTGGTGGCTTACAACTTCCAGTCTGCCGAAGACCGTTTCCGCCGCGTTGCCGAAGCCATGGATATCGATACCCGTGGAATGGCCAAGCCGGAAATCAAAAAACGGCTGATGAACCGCATTGTAGAGCTCAAGCGTCGGGTTGGGCTGGAGGCGCGTCTCGCCCAGCTGGGTGTTTCGGTGTCCGACATTCCCCACCTGTCCGGCTTTGCGTTGCAGGACCCGTGCATTCTCACCAACCCCCGGAAGTCGTCGCTGCGGGATGTCCAGGTTGTCTATGAAGAAGCCCTCTGA
- the pqqE gene encoding pyrroloquinoline quinone biosynthesis protein PqqE, giving the protein MSTTNPHNAGPPLWLLAELTYRCPLQCPYCSNPLDFAQTQQELTTEEWVSVLRQGRTMGAAQLGFSGGEPLVRQDLAELIAEARHLGYYTNLITSGLGLTEAKVDAFAEAGLDHIQVSFQASDPELNNAVAGSRKAFDQKLAMARAVKEAGYPMVLNFVIHRHNIHQMNDIMDLCERLGADYVELATCQYYGWAFENREGLMPSKAQLVKAEQEVNRYRERLQQSGSAMKLIFVTPDYYEERPKACMNGWGNLFLTVAPDGTALPCHSARLLPIDFPNVRDMDLQSIWYDSPGFNHYRGDSWMPEPCRSCDEKEKDFGGCRCQAYLLTGNADNADPVCSKSSYHDRILAARKAADHATAGLTELVYRNADNSRLFFRG; this is encoded by the coding sequence ATGAGCACGACCAACCCCCACAACGCCGGGCCGCCCCTGTGGCTGCTGGCAGAGCTGACCTATCGCTGCCCGCTGCAATGCCCCTATTGCTCCAATCCGCTGGACTTTGCGCAAACCCAACAGGAGCTGACCACCGAGGAGTGGGTGAGTGTGCTTCGACAGGGCCGCACGATGGGGGCGGCGCAACTGGGTTTTTCCGGCGGCGAGCCCCTGGTCCGCCAGGACCTCGCGGAGCTGATCGCCGAGGCGCGGCACCTGGGGTATTACACCAACCTGATTACTTCAGGGCTGGGCCTGACGGAGGCCAAGGTGGATGCCTTTGCCGAGGCGGGGCTGGATCATATCCAGGTGAGCTTTCAGGCGTCCGATCCGGAACTGAACAACGCCGTGGCCGGCTCCCGAAAGGCCTTTGACCAGAAGCTGGCCATGGCCCGGGCGGTGAAGGAAGCCGGCTATCCCATGGTGCTCAACTTCGTGATCCACCGCCACAACATCCACCAGATGAACGACATCATGGATTTGTGCGAGCGCCTGGGGGCGGACTACGTCGAGTTGGCCACATGCCAGTATTACGGCTGGGCCTTCGAAAACCGGGAAGGGTTGATGCCTTCCAAAGCGCAGCTGGTGAAGGCAGAGCAGGAAGTGAACCGGTACCGGGAACGGCTGCAGCAATCCGGCTCGGCCATGAAGCTGATCTTTGTCACACCGGACTATTACGAAGAGCGCCCGAAAGCCTGTATGAATGGCTGGGGCAATCTGTTCCTGACGGTCGCGCCGGACGGCACGGCGCTGCCGTGTCACAGCGCGCGATTATTGCCCATCGATTTCCCCAATGTTCGAGACATGGATCTTCAAAGCATCTGGTACGACAGCCCTGGATTCAACCATTACCGGGGCGACAGCTGGATGCCGGAGCCCTGCCGTTCCTGCGATGAGAAGGAAAAAGACTTTGGTGGTTGCCGCTGTCAGGCCTATCTATTGACCGGCAACGCCGATAACGCAGATCCAGTATGCAGCAAATCGTCGTATCATGATCGAATACTGGCAGCGAGGAAAGCTGCCGATCATGCCACGGCCGGCCTGACTGAACTGGTATATCGAAATGCGGACAATTCACGGCTTTTCTTCCGGGGTTAA
- a CDS encoding S9 family peptidase — translation MRTIHGFSSGVNNSAINPALVGHHHDKTVLSAYEACSAHVQRGELAVSPAGVFWLETDPARGCNTLWHLSNQGPVRLGPDDLGIRSRVNGYGGGALAAADSGVFVVGEDQQIRFVSLADGQCHSLTDDPGAAYGGLVADQYRQRVLAVREAEGKQQLVAVSMQGERSVLHSGLDFYSAPAVSADGSQVAWTSWQLPDMPWLRSRLWTANCSEDGLLDQGREWPTPSEASVQQPVFDGNQLWVLSDHEGWWQPWRIDTSGEGSWHASDSPARDHANAPWQLGESHHCPTGRGGWARVRYCNGTGELWLSSGQTGDAIRAARDFGDFRCLQSAGEHLYCIGRASSRLDAVLEIDLETGQARTIAGGEEAMPEARAALPLDIEIPALNPGEASIHGFFYTPKLATPDVPPLILIAHGGPTSAAYPVFNPQVQYWCQRGFAVAEINYRGSTGFGREFRLALEGRWGEVDVADMERAADHLASFGLADGSRVFIQGRSSGGYTALMAMIRSQRFTAGASMFGVTDPMRLRAMTHRFESGYLDWLLGSPEKHPKRWRDRTPLFHADRITAPMIFFQGGQDKVVVPEQTRAMAEAMKAAGRAPELHWFEDEGHGFRRQANQAGMLEWMFSFYRKHSQKANDHAENLS, via the coding sequence ATGCGGACAATTCACGGCTTTTCTTCCGGGGTTAACAACTCCGCCATCAATCCTGCACTGGTCGGCCATCACCACGACAAAACGGTACTGAGTGCCTACGAGGCCTGCTCGGCGCATGTCCAGCGTGGGGAACTTGCGGTGTCCCCGGCGGGTGTGTTCTGGCTGGAGACGGATCCGGCCCGCGGCTGCAATACGCTCTGGCACCTTTCCAATCAGGGGCCTGTTCGCCTTGGACCTGATGATCTTGGCATTCGCAGCCGGGTAAATGGCTACGGTGGTGGTGCCCTGGCGGCTGCCGACAGCGGTGTGTTCGTGGTTGGCGAGGATCAACAGATACGGTTTGTCAGTCTGGCCGACGGCCAGTGCCACAGCCTGACCGATGACCCCGGGGCGGCCTATGGTGGGTTGGTCGCTGACCAGTACCGTCAACGGGTGCTCGCGGTACGGGAAGCAGAGGGCAAGCAGCAGCTGGTTGCCGTCTCCATGCAGGGCGAGCGTTCGGTGCTTCATTCCGGCCTGGATTTTTACAGCGCGCCGGCGGTCTCGGCCGATGGCAGTCAGGTTGCCTGGACCAGCTGGCAGCTGCCCGATATGCCCTGGCTGCGTTCACGGCTGTGGACCGCAAATTGCTCTGAAGATGGATTGCTGGATCAAGGCCGGGAATGGCCAACACCTTCTGAGGCTTCGGTACAGCAGCCGGTGTTCGATGGCAACCAACTCTGGGTTTTGTCCGACCACGAGGGTTGGTGGCAACCCTGGCGTATTGATACGTCGGGCGAGGGCAGCTGGCACGCCAGCGATTCACCCGCCCGGGATCATGCCAATGCCCCCTGGCAGCTGGGCGAGTCCCACCACTGCCCAACAGGCCGGGGCGGTTGGGCAAGGGTTCGTTATTGTAATGGCACGGGTGAACTTTGGCTCAGCTCCGGTCAAACCGGTGACGCAATCCGGGCTGCCCGGGATTTTGGCGACTTCCGTTGTCTGCAGTCGGCTGGCGAGCATCTCTACTGCATCGGCCGAGCATCCAGTCGCCTCGACGCCGTCCTCGAGATTGATCTCGAGACCGGACAGGCCCGCACCATTGCCGGGGGCGAGGAGGCCATGCCAGAGGCGAGGGCGGCATTGCCGCTGGATATCGAGATTCCAGCCCTGAACCCGGGCGAAGCTTCTATCCATGGGTTTTTCTACACGCCCAAGCTGGCCACGCCAGACGTCCCTCCACTGATTCTGATTGCTCACGGAGGGCCGACGTCGGCGGCCTATCCGGTATTCAATCCCCAGGTTCAGTACTGGTGTCAGCGGGGATTTGCCGTCGCTGAAATCAACTATCGAGGCAGCACCGGCTTTGGTCGTGAGTTCCGCCTGGCCCTGGAAGGGCGGTGGGGTGAAGTGGATGTCGCGGATATGGAACGGGCGGCAGATCACCTGGCCTCTTTCGGCCTGGCTGATGGCAGCAGGGTGTTTATCCAGGGTCGCAGCTCCGGGGGCTACACGGCCCTGATGGCGATGATCCGAAGCCAGCGCTTTACCGCCGGTGCCAGCATGTTCGGCGTGACGGATCCCATGCGCTTACGGGCCATGACCCATCGCTTTGAGTCCGGTTATCTGGATTGGTTGCTGGGCTCGCCAGAAAAGCACCCGAAGCGGTGGCGGGACAGAACGCCTCTGTTTCACGCTGATCGCATTACCGCGCCCATGATCTTTTTCCAGGGCGGGCAGGATAAGGTTGTGGTGCCCGAGCAGACCCGTGCCATGGCAGAGGCCATGAAAGCGGCTGGCAGGGCGCCAGAGCTCCACTGGTTTGAAGACGAGGGTCACGGTTTCCGGCGCCAGGCCAACCAGGCAGGTATGCTCGAATGGATGTTCAGCTTCTACCGAAAGCATAGCCAAAAGGCCAATGATCACGCGGAGAACTTGAGTTAA